From the Mangifera indica cultivar Alphonso chromosome 10, CATAS_Mindica_2.1, whole genome shotgun sequence genome, one window contains:
- the LOC123228446 gene encoding UDP-arabinose 4-epimerase 1-like isoform X2 — MLNFGRNRNQSRSTRPVSFGDYADPKRKGNFVGKILLAASLTALCIIMLKQSPSFSVPSKFSRHEEGVVHVLVTGGAGYIGSHAAFRLLKDSYRVTIVDNLSRGNLGAVKILQELFPEPGRLQFIYADLGDVKAVNKIFSENAFDAVIHFAAVAYVGESTLDPLKYYHNITANTLVVLESMAAHGVRTLIYSSTCATYGEPEKMPITEDTPQVPINPYGKAKKMAEDIILDFSKNSDMAVMILRYFNVIGSDPEGRLGEAPRPELRDHGRISGACFDAARGIIPGLKVKGTDYNTPDGTCVRDYIDVNDLVDAHVKALERAQPNKVGIYNVGTGKGRSVKEFVEACKKATGANIKVQFEPRRPGDYAEVYSDPTKIRHELNWTARYTDLQESLEIAWRWQKDHHNGYLSSA; from the exons ATGCTAAATTTTGGCAGGAATAGAAATCAGTCAAGGTCTACTAGACCTGTCTCTTttgg AGATTATGCGGACCCCAAAAGGAAAGGCAATTTTGTAGGGAAAATTCTTTTAGCTGCTTCCTTAACTGCATTATGCATTATCATGCTCAAACAGTCCCCAAGCTTCAGTGTCCCCAGTAAG TTCTCCCGGCATGAAGAAGGGGTAGTTCATGTGTTGGTGACAGGCGGTGCTGGTTATATCGGTTCACATGCTGCGTTTCGATTATTGAAGGATTCTTACCGTGTAACAATAGTT gaTAATCTTTCAAGGGGAAATTTAGGTGCTGTGAAGATACTACAAGAGTTATTTCCAGAACCTGGGAGGCTTCAGTTTATTTACGCTGACTTGGGAGATGTGAAAGCA gttaacaaaatattttcagaAAATGCATTTGATGCTGTCATTCATTTTGCTGCTGTTGCATATGTTGGGGAAAGCACCCTTGATCCTCTTAA GTATTATCACAACATTACTGCAAACACATTGGTAGTATTAGAGTCAATGGCTGCTCATGGTGTTAGGACTTTGATATATTCTAGTACGTGTGCCACATATGGAGAGCCGGAAAAGATGCCCATCACTGAAGATACTCCACAG GTACCGATTAATCCATATGGAAAAGCTAAGAAGATGGCTGAAGATATCATCCTTGATTTTTCTAAAAACTCAGACATGGCAGTAATGATTCTGAG GTACTTCAATGTCATTGGATCTGATCCAGAGGGGAGACTAGGTGAAGCTCCCAGACCTGAATTGCGTGATCATGGACGAATTTCAGGTGCTTGTTTTGATGCTGCTCGTGGTATCATTCCTGGTCTAAAG GTTAAAGGAACAGACTACAATACTCCTGATGGCACGTGTGTTAGGGATTACATTGATGTCAATGATCTTGTTGATGCTCATGTAAAAGCTCTTGAGAGGGCACAACCTAACAAAGTTGGAATCTATAATGTTGGCACTGGAAAAG GGAGATCTGTAAAGGAGTTTGTCGAGGCATGTAAAAAGGCAACGGGAGCCAACATTAAAGTTCAGTTTGAACCCCGACGCCCAGGTGACTATGCTGAAGTGTATAGTGACCCAACAAAGATCAGGCATGAATTGAACTGGACAGCGAGGTACACCGACCTCCAAGAAAGTTTAGAAATTGCATGGAGATGGCAGAAAGATCACCATAATGGGTATTTATCATCCGCCTAG
- the LOC123228446 gene encoding probable UDP-arabinose 4-epimerase 3 isoform X1, whose protein sequence is MLNFGRNRNQSRSTRPVSFGLDYADPKRKGNFVGKILLAASLTALCIIMLKQSPSFSVPSKFSRHEEGVVHVLVTGGAGYIGSHAAFRLLKDSYRVTIVDNLSRGNLGAVKILQELFPEPGRLQFIYADLGDVKAVNKIFSENAFDAVIHFAAVAYVGESTLDPLKYYHNITANTLVVLESMAAHGVRTLIYSSTCATYGEPEKMPITEDTPQVPINPYGKAKKMAEDIILDFSKNSDMAVMILRYFNVIGSDPEGRLGEAPRPELRDHGRISGACFDAARGIIPGLKVKGTDYNTPDGTCVRDYIDVNDLVDAHVKALERAQPNKVGIYNVGTGKGRSVKEFVEACKKATGANIKVQFEPRRPGDYAEVYSDPTKIRHELNWTARYTDLQESLEIAWRWQKDHHNGYLSSA, encoded by the exons ATGCTAAATTTTGGCAGGAATAGAAATCAGTCAAGGTCTACTAGACCTGTCTCTTttg GTTTAGATTATGCGGACCCCAAAAGGAAAGGCAATTTTGTAGGGAAAATTCTTTTAGCTGCTTCCTTAACTGCATTATGCATTATCATGCTCAAACAGTCCCCAAGCTTCAGTGTCCCCAGTAAG TTCTCCCGGCATGAAGAAGGGGTAGTTCATGTGTTGGTGACAGGCGGTGCTGGTTATATCGGTTCACATGCTGCGTTTCGATTATTGAAGGATTCTTACCGTGTAACAATAGTT gaTAATCTTTCAAGGGGAAATTTAGGTGCTGTGAAGATACTACAAGAGTTATTTCCAGAACCTGGGAGGCTTCAGTTTATTTACGCTGACTTGGGAGATGTGAAAGCA gttaacaaaatattttcagaAAATGCATTTGATGCTGTCATTCATTTTGCTGCTGTTGCATATGTTGGGGAAAGCACCCTTGATCCTCTTAA GTATTATCACAACATTACTGCAAACACATTGGTAGTATTAGAGTCAATGGCTGCTCATGGTGTTAGGACTTTGATATATTCTAGTACGTGTGCCACATATGGAGAGCCGGAAAAGATGCCCATCACTGAAGATACTCCACAG GTACCGATTAATCCATATGGAAAAGCTAAGAAGATGGCTGAAGATATCATCCTTGATTTTTCTAAAAACTCAGACATGGCAGTAATGATTCTGAG GTACTTCAATGTCATTGGATCTGATCCAGAGGGGAGACTAGGTGAAGCTCCCAGACCTGAATTGCGTGATCATGGACGAATTTCAGGTGCTTGTTTTGATGCTGCTCGTGGTATCATTCCTGGTCTAAAG GTTAAAGGAACAGACTACAATACTCCTGATGGCACGTGTGTTAGGGATTACATTGATGTCAATGATCTTGTTGATGCTCATGTAAAAGCTCTTGAGAGGGCACAACCTAACAAAGTTGGAATCTATAATGTTGGCACTGGAAAAG GGAGATCTGTAAAGGAGTTTGTCGAGGCATGTAAAAAGGCAACGGGAGCCAACATTAAAGTTCAGTTTGAACCCCGACGCCCAGGTGACTATGCTGAAGTGTATAGTGACCCAACAAAGATCAGGCATGAATTGAACTGGACAGCGAGGTACACCGACCTCCAAGAAAGTTTAGAAATTGCATGGAGATGGCAGAAAGATCACCATAATGGGTATTTATCATCCGCCTAG
- the LOC123226784 gene encoding putative disease resistance RPP13-like protein 1 — MSIIGEAILSVTVEMLIQKLVSEAVVRFGRQEQIQNDLKKWEKTLVKIQALLDDAEEKQMTSRLVKIWLSELQDLAYDLEDILDEFATEALRRKLLLEHQTQPTTTSKQRKWIPTFVTGSSSGSVKFSSMMASKIEEITARLQSIATARDSLELRENSEGRSKKVRERLPTTSLINEAKVHGREKDKEVIVELLLNGDSCTEDVDGVSVIPITGMGGLGKTTLAQLVYNDKRIEYHFDFRAWVHVSEDFDVIRVTKRILQSIAAHAPEAVDRVNDLDWLQVQLKRVLSGKKLLLVLDDVWIQNYNDWTVLCTPFESGCLGSKIVVTTRNQGVSSMIKTGAEYSLGKLSDSDCLQVFAQHSLGAKDFSIHDHDLKEIGEKIVKKCDGLPLAAKTLGGLLHGKYDVNDWRDILNSKIWDISEDEGDIMPALKVSYFHLPPRLKQCLAYCSLFPKGYEFHEQKMVLLWMAEGFLEGENGVYKMEDLGCKYFRELKSRSFFQKSNSNQSLFVMHDLIHDLAQWAAGKTYLRIEGVPQGDNTILFSNNLRHLSYIGGPLDGLEKLEASDSLKLLRTFLALTVKLKQEDCSEASRKSRFRFHRKHKRHDIQDSPPVTLKIFYQMLQKSRHLRVLSLHKYCVKELSHELAGFKHLRYLDLSYTDIKSLPESVSTMYNLQSLLLEGCVSLNKLCTDMGNLINLRHLNIFKVNSLVYMPNRIGKLARLQTLSKFVLGHDIGSRLAELKSLAHLQGRLHISGLENIHDANDVKEADINGKKSLNALILEWSSSTDDLMQAETHTQVLDLLQPYQKLTELNVIGFWGTKFPVWLGNCTLTKLTSLRLENCVNCICLPSVGHLPFLKELVIEGMVQVKSLDPEFNGNGCLVPFPSLETLYFEDMKEWEDWIPHGPGQEIEGFPSLRELRIVRCSKLKGELPKRLPNLEKLVIERCKLLSVSVPSSPVLIKLEIDGCNEVDWEIEDVGSLKSVKLINVSKRVLVGESFVQGVPKLEELRICGCKDITFKGMESHDDSSSLHGLARDHRSQVLLMAAEVEEEQTQQRLPCKLQTLKLRDCENLAKLPRTLHNLSSLTDISIQNCPNLVSFAEVVGLPSQLRSITIENCKARGIEALVHGSMTSLESFSSSDCESVKYIARVQVPPKLKRLHIKYCNNLQTLVDKEDFNMQEESISRCSSSPNISMLEYLNIRCCESLASLWSHGELPCSLKYIEVDSCPNLVSFSSNGNLPTALEYLRIRQCSKLERIAEKVNDNTSLQIFRIDGCQNLKLLPDCLNKLRRLQTIEVMDCPSFIQFPDGGLPNNLSTLGIIECEKLAALPEGMCHLTSLRNLTIKKCPAIATFPEDGFPTNIRSLEIKDVNICKPLLKWGLHKLTSLCHLQISGGCDDMESFPQEEIGMKLPAPLQTLVIENFPNLETLSSSVQDLTSLSQLRLLRCPKLKYFPKRLSSLMHVLSIDGCPLLEAKCRKNAEYWPIIAKVSVISFGGIWIH; from the coding sequence ATGTCGATCATTGGAGAGGCAATTTTGTCTGTCACGGTTGAGATGCTGATCCAGAAGTTGGTTTCCGAGGCGGTTGTGCGGTTTGGACGCCAAGAACAAATCCAGAATGATCTCAAGAAGTGGGAAAAGACATTGGTGAAGATTCAAGCCCTACTTGACGATGCAGAGGAGAAACAGATGACAAGCAGATTGGTTAAGATATGGTTGAGTGAGCTCCAGGACCTGGCTTATGACTTGGAAGACATCCTGGATGAGTTTGCCACTGAAGCTTTACGCAGGAAGTTGCTTCTTGAACATCAAACTCAACCCACCACCACTAGTAAGCAACGAAAATGGATTCCCACTTTCGTCACAGGTTCCAGTTCAGGATCTGTCAAGTTCAGTAGCATGATGGCGTCCAAAATAGAGGAGATCACAGCCAGATTACAAAGTATTGCAACTGCAAGAGATAGCCTGGAGTTGAGGGAGAATTCGGAAGGGAGGTCAAAGAAAGTCAGGGAAAGATTACCCACCACCTCTCTGATCAATGAAGCCAAAGTTCATGGCAGGGAAAAAGATAAGGAGGTAATAGTTGAATTATTGTTGAATGGCGATTCATGTACTGAAGATGTTGACGGAGTCTCCGTCATACCTATCACTGGGATGGGCGGGTTGGGCAAGACCACGCTTGCTCAACTTGTCTATAATGATAAAAGAATagaatatcattttgattttagaGCATGGGTTCATGTTTCCGAGGATTTTGATGTAATTAGAGTCACAAAAAGAATCCTGCAGTCTATCGCTGCACATGCGCCTGAGGCGGTTGATAGGGTTAATGATCTAGACTGGCTTCAAGTCCAACTGAAAAGAGTACTCTCTGGTAAGAAGTTGTTGCTTGTTTTGGATGATGTTTggatacaaaattataatgacTGGACTGTTTTATGTACTCCATTTGAAAGCGGTTGTCTGGGAAGTAAGATTGTCGTCACAACTCGCAATCAAGGCGTTTCATCTATGATAAAAACCGGTGCAGAATACTCATTGGGAAAGTTGTCAGATAGTGATTGTTTACAAGTTTTTGCTCAGCACTCATTGGGAGCAAAAGATTTCAGTATTCATGATCATGACTTGAAAGAAATTGGGGAGAAGATAGTTAAAAAGTGTGATGGGTTGCCTTTGGCAGCCAAAACTCTCGGTGGCTTATTGCATGGTAAATATGATGTCAATGATTGGAGAGATATACTGAATAGCAAAATATGGGATATATCAGAAGATGAAGGAGACATTATGCCAGCTCTCAAAGTGAGTTACTTTCATCTTCCCCCACGTCTGAAACAATGTCTTGCATACTGCTCATTGTTCCCAAAGGGCTATGAATTTCACGAGCAGAAGATGGTTTTATTATGGATGGCTGAAGGTTTCTTGGAAGGTGAAAATGGTGTGTACAAAATGGAAGACTTGGGTTGCAAATACTTTCGTGAATTGAAGTCAAgatctttctttcaaaaatcaaactCCAATCAGTCATTGTTTGTGATGCATGACCTTATCCATGACCTTGCTCAATGGGCTGCTGGAAAAACATACTTGAGAATAGAGGGTGTGCCCCAGGGCgataatacaattttattttctaacaaTCTTCGCCATCTATCATACATAGGAGGCCCTTTGGATGGCTTGGAAAAACTTGAGGCGTCGGATTCTCTCAAACTTCTAAGAACTTTCTTAGCACTCACGGTGAAACTGAAACAAGAAGATTGCTCTGAAGCCAGCCGTAAATCTCGTTTTCGTTTTCATAGAAAGCACAAGCGTCATGATATTCAAGATTCCCCTCCTGtcactcttaaaattttttatcagatGCTGCAGAAATCACGGCATTTAAGAGTATTGTCTTTGCATAAATACTGTGTCAAAGAGCTATCACATGAACTGGCAGGTTTTAAGCATCTACGGTATCTTGATCTTTCTTACACTGATATTAAAAGTTTGCCTGAATCAGTTAGCACCATGTACAATTTACAATCACTTTTGCTAGAGGGTTGTGTTTCCctaaataaattatgtacaGATATGGGGAATTTGATCAATTTACGACATCTGAACATTTTCAAAGTAAATTCATTAGTGTATATGCCTAACAGGATTGGAAAATTAGCACGTCTCCAAACACTGTCTAAGTTTGTTTTGGGCCATGACATTGGCTCCCGGTTAGCAGAACTGAAGTCTTTAGCTCATCTACAGGGAAGACTTCACATTTCAGGGTTGGAGAATATACACGATGCTAATGATGTCAAGGAGGCTGATATAAATGGTAAGAAGAGCCTGAATGCACTTATTTTGGAATGGAGTAGCAGTACTGATGATTTGATGCAGGCAGAAACTCATACGCAAGTGCTGGACTTGCTACAGCCTTATCAGAAGTTGACAGAGCTCAATGTCATTGGCTTTTGGGGTACAAAATTTCCGGTATGGCTAGGAAATTGCACATTGACAAAACTAACAAGTCTAAGATTGGAGAATTGTGTCAATTGTATTTGCCTGCCTTCTGTTGGGCATCTACCCTTTCTCAAGGAACTTGTTATCGAAGGAATGGTTCAAGTGAAGAGCCTGGATCCAGAGTTCAATGGAAATGGTTGCTTGGTCCCTTTTCCCTCACTTGAGACTCTCTACTTTGAGGACATGAAAGAATGGGAAGATTGGATTCCTCATGGACCTGGTCAAGAAATTGAAGGGTTTCCTAGCCTACGAGAGCTTCGTATTGTTCGGTGTTCAAAACTGAAAGGGGAATTGCCAAAACGTCTTCCGAATTTGGAAAAGCTTGTAATTGAACGATGCAAGCTATTGTCAGTGTCAGTTCCGAGCTCTCCAGTACTCATCAAATTAGAGATTGATGGATGCAATGAAGTGGATTGGGAGATTGAAGATGTTGGTTCACTGAAGTCAGTGAAACTTATTAATGTGTCAAAGCGCGTGCTTGTGGGAGAAAGTTTTGTGCAAGGGGTTCCAAAACTAGAAGAACTGAGGATTTGTGGCTGCAAAGATATAACATTTAAAGGAATGGAGTCACATGATGATAGTAGCTCACTTCATGGATTGGCTCGTGACCACCGTTCCCAAGTTCTTTTGATGGCGGCAGAGGTCGAAGAAGAGCAAACACAACAAAGGTTGCCCTGCAAACTTCAGACTCTGAAACTGAGGGATTGTGAAAACCTAGCAAAGCTACCACGAACGCTGCATAATCTCAGTTCTCTTACAGATATATCAATACAAAACTGCCCAAATCTTGTTTCTTTTGCAGAAGTAGTTGGCTTGCCTTCCCAGCTGAGATCTATTACCATTGAGAACTGCAAAGCACGGGGAATAGAGGCACTGGTGCATGGCAGCATGACATCTCTTGAAAGTTTCAGCAGTTCAGATTGTGAGTCTGTGAAATACATTGCAAGAGTCCAGGTGCCTCCGAAACTGAAGCGGCTGCATATCAAATATTGCAATAACTTGCAAACGTTAGTGGACAAAGAAGATTTCAACATGCAGGAGGAAAGTATCAGCAGATGCAGCAGCAGTCCAAACATCTCCATGCTAGAGTACTTGAATATTAGATGCTGCGAATCTCTAGCATCCTTGTGGTCACACGGCGAGTTGCCATGTTCACTCAAGTACATTGAGGTTGATAGTTGTCCAAACCTTGTTTCCTTCTCTTCAAATGGTAATCTGCCTACAGCTCTGGAATACCTTAGGATTCGGCAATGCTCAAAGCTGGAGCGGATAGCTGAAAAGGTGAATGATAACACATCTCTTCAGATATTTCGTATTGATGGCTGTCAAAATCTAAAATTGTTGCCTGATTGCCTGAACAAACTCAGACGTCTTCAAACTATTGAAGTAATGGATTGTCCAAGTTTTATTCAATTTCCGGATGGAGGGTTGCCTAACAACCTCTCAACGCTTGGCATAATTGAGTGTGAGAAACTGGCGGCCCTGCCAGAAGGCATGTGCCATCTTACCTCTCTCCggaatttgacaataaaaaaatgtcCAGCCATTGCAACTTTTCCGGAAGATGGATTTCCCACCAACATTAGGTCACTGGAGATTAAAGATGTCAACATCTGCAAGCCATTGCTCAAGTGGGGATTGCACAAACTCACCTCTCTTTGTCATCTTCAAATCAGTGGAGGATGTGATGACATGGAATCCTTTCCGCAGGAGGAGATAGGAATGAAACTTCCTGCCCCTCTACAGACCCTGGTGATTGAAAATTTTCCGAATTTGGAAACCTTGTCCTCTTCGGTTCAAGACCTCACCTCATTAAGCCAACTACGTCTCCTTCGATGTCCAAAGCTCAAATACTTCCCAAAGAGGCTGTCCAGCTTAATGCATGTTTTATCCATCGACGGATGTCCTCTGCTGGAAGCAAAATGTAGAAAGAATGCTGAATATTGGCCCATCATAGCCAAAGTATCCGTTATAAGCTTCGGTGGAATCTGGATACATTGA
- the LOC123227064 gene encoding coatomer subunit epsilon-1: MAAPDHLFNLRNHFYLGAYQSAINNSDIPNLPQDDAVERDCLVYRSYIALGSYQLVINEIDDSAATPLQAVKLLALYLANPENKELTISSLKEWLADPAIGNNCTLRLIAGVVFMHEEDYNEALKHTNAGGTMELHALNVQIFLKMHRSDYAEKQLRVMQQSDEDHTLTQLANAWLNLSVGGSKIQEAYLIFQDFSEKYPMTGLILNGKAVCCMHMGNFDEAETLLLEALNKDAKDPETLANLIVCSLHLGKSSSRYLNQLKLSHPHHMLVKRASSAEENFERAIQSVA; encoded by the exons ATGGCGGCACCCGATCACTTGTTCAATCTTCGTAACCACTTCTACTTGGGCGCCTATCAGTCCGCCATCAACAACAGCGATATCCCTAACCTTCCCCAAGACGATGCCGTGGAGCGCGACTGCCTCGTCTATCGCTCTTACATTGCTCTAGGCAGCTACCAG CTTGTGATCAATGAGATCGATGACTCCGCTGCTACGCCTCTCCAGGCTGTGAAGTTGCTTGCTCTCTATCTCGCAAATCCTGAAAACAAG GAATTAACCATTTCAAGTTTAAAGGAGTGGTTGGCAGATCCAGCCATTGGAAACAACTGTACTTTGCGATTGATTGCTGGGGTCGTATTCATGCATGAGGAAGATTATAATGAGGCTCTCAAACACACAAATGCTGGAGGGACTATGGAGCT ACATGCATTGAATGTCCAAATATTCCTTAAGATGCACAGGTCTGATTATGCAGAGAAACAGCTGCGGGTCATGCAGCAGAGTGATGAGGATCACACACTTACTCAACTTGCAAATGCATGGTTGAATTTGTCAGTG GGTGGTTCCAAGATACAGGAAGCATATCTCATCTTTCAAGATTTTTCTGAAAAGTACCCAATGACAGGGTTGATCTTGAATGGAAAGGCTGTTTGCTGCATGCATATGGGGAACTTTGATGAAGCTGAAACACTGTTGCTTGAAGCGCTCAACAAG GATGCAAAAGATCCAGAAACTTTAGCCAATCTGATTGTATGCAGCCTTCACCTTGGTAAATCATCGTCACGGTACCTCAA CCAGTTGAAACTTTCACATCCACACCACATGCTTGTTAAGCGTGCATCTTCCGCAGAAGAGAACTTCGAAAGAGCCATTCAATCTGTTGCTTGA